One window of Mesorhizobium sp. PAMC28654 genomic DNA carries:
- a CDS encoding ABC transporter substrate-binding protein, with protein sequence MSIRSHLSKLSIGAFALAASLSMSAAHAAAPESNDPIKIALFDWTSVNLNARILGGILEKLGYTVEYPTADYLSSLTTGLTNGDLDVGMEFWDTTAGEAMKASDATGQTERLGKLGPKAKEEWWFPEYMKEKCPGLPNWEALKDPKCAAAFSTAETAPKGRYLGGPVTWEGFDDERVEALKLPFTVIHAGTDAAMFAELDSAYQRKAPIMLWIYSPHWAPAKYKGEWVEFPEYTPECYNDPKWGVNPDAKYDCGKPHGEIWKYSWSGMKDKWPVAYKVAKNYTIDTDELNKMSGEVDLDGKKPEDVAAAWIAAHEADWKTWAE encoded by the coding sequence ATGTCAATTCGAAGCCATCTATCGAAATTATCCATCGGCGCTTTCGCGCTCGCCGCCAGCCTGTCGATGTCGGCCGCTCATGCCGCGGCACCCGAATCCAACGACCCGATCAAGATCGCGCTGTTCGACTGGACCAGCGTCAACCTCAACGCCAGGATACTTGGCGGCATCCTGGAAAAACTCGGCTACACGGTCGAATATCCGACCGCCGACTACCTCTCCAGCCTGACCACAGGCCTCACCAATGGCGATCTCGATGTCGGAATGGAATTCTGGGATACGACCGCCGGCGAAGCCATGAAGGCATCCGATGCGACCGGGCAGACCGAACGCCTTGGCAAGCTCGGCCCCAAGGCCAAGGAGGAGTGGTGGTTTCCCGAGTACATGAAGGAGAAATGCCCGGGCTTGCCCAACTGGGAAGCGCTGAAGGACCCGAAATGCGCCGCGGCCTTCTCGACCGCGGAGACGGCACCCAAGGGTCGTTATCTCGGCGGCCCGGTGACCTGGGAAGGTTTTGACGACGAGCGTGTCGAGGCGCTGAAGCTGCCCTTCACCGTCATCCATGCCGGCACCGATGCGGCGATGTTCGCGGAACTCGATTCAGCCTACCAGCGCAAGGCGCCGATCATGCTGTGGATCTATTCGCCGCACTGGGCGCCGGCCAAGTACAAGGGCGAATGGGTTGAATTCCCCGAATATACGCCCGAGTGCTACAACGACCCGAAATGGGGCGTGAATCCCGACGCCAAATATGACTGCGGCAAGCCGCATGGCGAGATCTGGAAATACTCCTGGTCCGGCATGAAGGACAAATGGCCTGTCGCCTACAAGGTGGCGAAGAACTACACGATCGATACCGACGAGCTCAACAAGATGAGCGGCGAGGTCGATCTCGACGGCAAGAAGCCGGAAGACGTCGCCGCCGCCTGGATCGCCGCGCACGAGGCCGACTGGAAAACCTGGGCCGAGTAG
- a CDS encoding quaternary amine ABC transporter ATP-binding protein gives MTDETEQAPEAAGKDARPVKLACRNVWKLFGSNAANFIRQRDGKASAADVAAAGLVGAVRAVDLEIRQGEIFIIMGLSGSGKSTLVRCMSRLVEPTHGTVEFEGKDLLKISDAALIELRRHRMGMVFQNFALLPHLNVLDNIAFPLSIQGQDRATREARAREVIELVGLRGREHFYPRELSGGQQQRVGIARSLATKPEIWFLDEPFSALDPLIRREMQDELMRLQTMLHKTIVFITHDFDEAIRLADRVAIMKDGEVIQIGTPEQLVVHPATDYVAEFTRDVDRAKVISARSLMRACKGSEHGGTVAPDAKIASFSAGIVAAGKPFAVVNGTGKPIGEVTPQAVIDLLAGIDRRRAGA, from the coding sequence ATGACGGACGAGACTGAACAGGCGCCTGAAGCAGCGGGCAAGGATGCCCGCCCGGTCAAGCTTGCCTGTCGAAATGTATGGAAACTGTTCGGATCGAACGCGGCCAATTTCATCCGCCAGCGCGACGGCAAGGCAAGCGCGGCCGACGTCGCGGCTGCGGGGCTGGTCGGTGCGGTGCGCGCCGTCGATCTCGAAATCCGCCAGGGCGAGATCTTCATCATCATGGGCCTGTCCGGTTCCGGCAAGTCGACGCTGGTGCGCTGCATGTCCAGGCTGGTCGAGCCGACCCATGGCACGGTTGAATTCGAAGGCAAGGACCTGCTCAAGATTTCAGATGCCGCGCTGATCGAGTTGCGGCGCCACCGGATGGGCATGGTGTTCCAGAACTTTGCGCTGCTGCCGCATCTCAACGTGCTCGACAACATCGCCTTTCCGCTGAGCATCCAGGGACAGGACCGGGCGACGCGCGAGGCACGGGCGCGCGAAGTGATCGAACTCGTCGGCCTGCGAGGCCGCGAGCATTTCTATCCGCGCGAGCTTTCCGGCGGCCAGCAGCAGCGTGTCGGCATCGCCCGCAGCCTGGCGACAAAACCGGAAATCTGGTTTCTCGACGAGCCATTCTCGGCGCTCGATCCGCTGATCCGCCGCGAGATGCAGGACGAGTTGATGCGGCTGCAGACAATGCTGCACAAGACCATCGTCTTCATCACCCATGATTTCGACGAGGCGATCCGGCTGGCGGACCGCGTCGCCATCATGAAGGACGGCGAAGTCATCCAGATCGGCACGCCGGAACAACTGGTGGTCCATCCGGCGACCGACTATGTCGCCGAATTCACCCGCGACGTCGACCGCGCCAAGGTGATCTCGGCGCGCAGCCTGATGCGTGCCTGCAAAGGCTCGGAGCATGGCGGCACGGTGGCGCCGGATGCCAAGATCGCCAGCTTCTCAGCTGGTATCGTTGCGGCAGGCAAGCCCTTCGCGGTGGTCAACGGCACCGGCAAGCCGATCGGCGAGGTGACGCCGCAAGCGGTGATTGATCTTCTGGCCGGCATTGATCGGCGGAGGGCCGGCGCATGA
- a CDS encoding ABC transporter permease: protein MTVTASASEARSRPAQTWLLVWALALAAVLVVFLLQDRLPWAVNYPANAIVPVADWVSALMGWIKSNLSWLTRSITAVLGVPLDFALNLLAKNFKIGHGADAYILPRLSWVGVCAVAFLAGHAAGGRKLGMLVGGCFLYIALFGQWTSAMLTLALISIAVPFCIVTGLFAGIWAWRKPWAERLVVSPALDLMQTIPTFAYLIPMLLLFGNSPVSAMIATAIFATPPMVRATMLGLSRVPTEIDDFSEMAGCTARQKLWRVLLPSARPTLMVGVNQVIMLALNMVIIASMIGAGGLGYDVLLALRALKVGEAMEAGLAIVALAIALDRLSQAIARKQAKGHVHQEVSPSIWRRYPTLTLAIAILATTTLLGLFMPAFAAVPKAITFTTAPLWKAAVNWVTINFFDTIEAFRVALILNVLNPLRAFCEGFPWLGAVFLLGLAGYQLSGLRLAALVAGLTAFCAVTGLWEKTMATVYLCGISAFIACLIGIPIGLMAARGDRFEKIVTPIIDTLQVLPSFCFIIPVVMLFRVGDVTAMIATVAFAVVPAIRYTNHGIRQVPPALIEAAKVSGCTPRQTFFRVQLPLALPEIMLGVNQTILMALAMIIICAMVGTRDLGQEVFIALSKADSGRGIVAGLAIAFIGIVADRLFNAWTAKARARLG, encoded by the coding sequence ATGACGGTGACGGCAAGCGCCAGCGAAGCAAGATCGCGTCCGGCCCAGACCTGGCTGCTGGTCTGGGCCCTGGCGCTTGCGGCTGTGCTGGTCGTGTTCCTGCTGCAAGATCGCCTGCCCTGGGCGGTGAACTATCCGGCCAATGCGATCGTGCCTGTCGCCGACTGGGTCAGCGCGTTGATGGGCTGGATCAAGTCGAACCTGTCGTGGCTGACCCGTTCGATCACCGCGGTGCTCGGCGTACCGCTCGACTTCGCGCTCAATCTCCTGGCCAAGAACTTCAAGATCGGTCACGGCGCGGACGCCTATATCCTGCCACGCCTCTCCTGGGTCGGGGTGTGCGCCGTCGCCTTCCTCGCCGGACATGCCGCCGGCGGCCGCAAGCTCGGCATGCTGGTTGGCGGTTGTTTCCTCTACATCGCGCTGTTCGGCCAATGGACGAGCGCGATGCTGACGCTGGCGCTGATCTCCATCGCGGTGCCGTTCTGCATCGTCACCGGGCTGTTCGCCGGCATCTGGGCATGGCGCAAGCCGTGGGCCGAAAGGCTTGTCGTCTCCCCAGCGCTTGACCTGATGCAGACAATCCCGACCTTCGCCTATCTGATCCCGATGCTGCTGCTGTTCGGCAACAGCCCGGTGTCGGCAATGATCGCAACCGCGATCTTCGCCACGCCGCCGATGGTGCGGGCAACGATGCTCGGCCTGTCGCGGGTGCCGACCGAGATCGACGATTTCAGCGAGATGGCCGGGTGCACCGCGCGGCAGAAACTGTGGCGGGTATTGCTGCCCTCGGCACGGCCGACGCTGATGGTCGGCGTCAACCAGGTCATCATGCTGGCGCTGAACATGGTGATCATCGCCTCGATGATCGGCGCCGGCGGCCTCGGCTACGACGTGCTCCTGGCCTTGCGCGCGCTGAAGGTCGGCGAGGCGATGGAAGCCGGCCTAGCCATTGTCGCGCTCGCCATCGCGCTCGACCGGCTGAGCCAGGCCATCGCGCGCAAGCAGGCAAAGGGCCATGTCCATCAGGAAGTGAGCCCGAGCATCTGGCGGCGCTACCCCACGCTGACGCTGGCCATCGCCATACTTGCCACCACCACGCTGCTTGGCCTGTTCATGCCAGCCTTCGCGGCTGTGCCGAAAGCAATCACCTTCACCACCGCGCCGCTGTGGAAGGCGGCGGTGAACTGGGTGACGATCAACTTCTTCGACACGATCGAAGCGTTTCGCGTGGCGCTGATACTCAACGTGCTGAACCCGCTGCGCGCCTTCTGCGAGGGGTTTCCGTGGCTGGGCGCGGTGTTCCTGCTTGGCCTTGCCGGCTATCAGCTCTCGGGACTGCGCCTGGCTGCCCTTGTCGCCGGATTGACCGCTTTTTGCGCTGTCACCGGACTGTGGGAAAAGACCATGGCGACGGTCTATCTGTGCGGTATCTCCGCCTTCATCGCCTGCCTGATCGGCATTCCGATCGGGCTGATGGCCGCGCGCGGCGACCGCTTCGAGAAAATCGTCACGCCGATCATCGACACGCTGCAGGTGCTGCCCTCCTTCTGCTTCATCATTCCAGTGGTGATGCTGTTTCGGGTCGGCGACGTCACCGCCATGATCGCCACCGTCGCGTTCGCCGTGGTGCCCGCGATCCGCTACACCAATCACGGCATCCGGCAGGTGCCGCCAGCGTTGATCGAGGCTGCAAAAGTTTCGGGCTGCACGCCGCGCCAGACCTTCTTTCGCGTGCAGTTGCCGCTGGCGCTGCCGGAAATCATGCTCGGCGTCAACCAGACGATCCTGATGGCGCTGGCGATGATCATCATCTGCGCCATGGTCGGCACGCGCGATCTTGGCCAGGAAGTGTTCATCGCGCTGTCCAAGGCCGATTCCGGCCGTGGCATTGTCGCGGGCCTCGCCATCGCCTTCATCGGCATCGTCGCCGACCGGCTGTTCAACGCCTGGACGGCGAAGGCGCGGGCGAGGCTGGGGTAG
- a CDS encoding NAD(P)-binding domain-containing protein, translated as MKTRVAVIGAGPSGLAQLRAFKSAADKGADIPEIVCFEKQSDWGGLWNYTWRTGLDEHGDPVHGSMYRYLWSNGPKECLEFADYTFEEHFGRPIGSYPPRAVLWDYIKGRVEKSGLRKWVRFNSPVRMVTFSEETKKFTVTAHDRTNDVTYSEEFDNVVVASGHFSVPNVPYFEGFSTFNGRILHSHDFRDAMEFKGKDILIIGRSYSAEDIGSQCYKYGAKSITSSYRSKPMGFKWPENWKEVPLLQKVVGKTAHFKDGTTKDVDAIILCTGYLHSFPFLTEDLKLKTANRMWPDGLYEGVVWEKNQKLSFIGMQDQFYTFNMFDAQAWFARDVIMGRIKLPSAEAMAAHGAKWRAREETLEDAEQMIWFQGDYTKELMEQTDYPGFDVEAVNQTFMEWEHHKMEDIMSFRDHAYRSLMTGTMAPLHHTPWLQALDDSMESYLEVKGVAAE; from the coding sequence ATGAAAACTCGCGTTGCCGTCATCGGAGCCGGACCGTCCGGTCTGGCACAGCTCAGAGCCTTCAAGTCGGCGGCCGACAAGGGCGCCGACATTCCAGAGATCGTCTGCTTCGAGAAGCAGTCCGACTGGGGCGGCCTGTGGAACTACACCTGGCGCACCGGCCTCGATGAGCATGGCGATCCCGTGCACGGCTCGATGTACCGCTACCTCTGGTCGAACGGACCGAAGGAATGTCTGGAATTCGCCGACTATACTTTCGAGGAGCATTTCGGCCGGCCGATCGGCTCCTATCCGCCGCGCGCCGTGCTGTGGGATTACATCAAGGGCCGCGTCGAGAAGTCGGGCCTGCGCAAATGGGTGCGTTTCAACAGCCCGGTGCGCATGGTGACGTTCTCGGAAGAGACGAAGAAATTCACCGTCACCGCGCATGACCGCACCAATGACGTCACCTATTCGGAAGAGTTCGACAATGTCGTGGTCGCCTCTGGGCATTTCTCGGTGCCGAACGTGCCTTATTTCGAAGGTTTCTCGACCTTCAATGGCCGCATCCTGCATAGCCACGATTTCCGCGATGCGATGGAGTTCAAGGGCAAGGACATCCTGATCATCGGCCGCTCCTATTCGGCCGAGGACATTGGCTCGCAATGCTACAAATACGGCGCCAAATCGATCACCTCCAGCTATCGCTCCAAGCCGATGGGCTTCAAATGGCCGGAGAACTGGAAAGAGGTGCCGCTGCTGCAGAAGGTCGTCGGCAAGACCGCCCATTTCAAGGATGGCACCACCAAGGATGTCGACGCGATCATCCTGTGCACCGGCTATCTGCATTCCTTCCCGTTCCTCACCGAGGATCTGAAGCTCAAGACCGCCAATCGCATGTGGCCGGACGGACTCTATGAGGGCGTCGTCTGGGAGAAGAACCAGAAGCTGTCCTTCATCGGCATGCAGGACCAGTTCTACACCTTCAACATGTTCGACGCGCAGGCCTGGTTCGCCCGCGACGTCATCATGGGCCGCATCAAGCTGCCGTCGGCCGAGGCGATGGCCGCGCACGGTGCGAAATGGCGCGCGCGTGAGGAAACGCTTGAGGATGCCGAGCAGATGATCTGGTTCCAGGGCGACTATACCAAGGAATTGATGGAGCAGACCGACTATCCGGGCTTCGACGTCGAGGCGGTCAACCAGACCTTCATGGAGTGGGAACACCACAAGATGGAAGACATCATGAGCTTCCGCGACCACGCCTACCGCTCGCTGATGACCGGCACCATGGCGCCGCTGCACCACACGCCCTGGCTGCAGGCGCTGGACGACTCGATGGAGAGCTATCTGGAAGTCAAAGGCGTGGCGGCGGAGTAG